TGATTAGCAATGCCACGATGAACGCTAAGATCAACCTGCTTCTTGACACCGTTAGAACCCCCATGCTCCGACATCAAAGGGAGCTGGTTGAGATTCCAATTGAAAACATATAATAGCTTTGCCACGCCGCTTGAAGATCTGATCCACCGATCATTCTGACCGCATGGCTTCCCGTCCAAGTGTGGACCATGATCAAGGCTAGCGGCTCATCCTCGATCATTGGCCCTGGGAAACCTGTAGACGCCGGTGGTGTGTGACCTCCGCGAATGACCGCTCGTCTCTACGAGGCCAGCCGAGATCATCAGCTCCTTGAACTCGGTGGATGGCATACCATGGTAAGGTTCTCTGGTGGGCTCCCTGATGACCAGCCTGCCATCGGATTTCAGGTTGCTCACCAGGGCCTTGACCGTCGATTCCCTCTGGCCTCTCGGCACCTCATGGAGAACATAGTGGACCACGATGACGTCGAAGGGTGAGGGGAAGGCGATGTCGGAGATGCGTCCGAGCCTGAATTCAACATTCTGAAGTCCGCTCAAGTTCCTTTTAGCGACCTCGATCCAGTTGCGGGAGGCGTCAACGCAGGTCAGGTGCCCTTTCCCCAGTCGGAGGGCGACCATCCTGGACATGACGCCTGGACCAGAACCGAAATCCATCACGTTCTCGTTCCCGGTCAGATCCAGATCCTTGACGAACCTGGAATAGGTCGGTCTCAAGAATGTCTTCAAAATGAAATTGGCGACCAGTATCTTACCTCTCGAGGGCTCGTGGACCATGGGGGATGATTGGATGTCCGCCTTTTGTTTTTTTCCAGACCTAGAATGGTCCCAAGGCGCCGTCCTTTGAAAACCATAAGGATCTCAATGTGAATCGCAGGCTCAATGATGAAGGGGGCTATTCTGTGGTGCCCCGGAACTCCTCAAGGTCATCGGGGGGCCAACCCCGTGGGGTATTGCCACCATCCTTGAACCTGAAGTCGCAGAGATCGGCACCATTTCCGATTGTCTTGGTTCTGCACAGACCCACGCCGAATGCCCCGAACATGGCGTAATCGCCGAGGCAGATGTAGGGCATGTACCTCTCTGCTCCAAGCTTCTTGAAGAGCTTGAAGACGGCGCACTCCAGGTAATCGATGCCGTAATCGAAGCCCTTCATGTCTGCCTCCACCACTTCAAAGACCCAACCCTCGGGGAATTCCCTCTTCTGTGATAGCTGAGAGGCATTCCTCCACATATCCATGGTCTCCTCGGTGAAGAAAGATGAACGGAAGCCCTCCTTGTACGGCTCTGGCATGTTGTTGAACGCACCTTCGAAACACTCGTATGCGATCTTTCCGATC
This window of the Methanomassiliicoccales archaeon genome carries:
- a CDS encoding L-2-amino-thiazoline-4-carboxylic acid hydrolase produces the protein MSECEEDYFIKRTDELLSYFDQVFGGMSPTLARYFEGSELETFRESARSDFETLIPKMPYLGEEEDIHEGNMLACVQMLSLIRVMDEQGMEERKIGKIAYECFEGAFNNMPEPYKEGFRSSFFTEETMDMWRNASQLSQKREFPEGWVFEVVEADMKGFDYGIDYLECAVFKLFKKLGAERYMPYICLGDYAMFGAFGVGLCRTKTIGNGADLCDFRFKDGGNTPRGWPPDDLEEFRGTTE
- a CDS encoding class I SAM-dependent methyltransferase codes for the protein MVHEPSRGKILVANFILKTFLRPTYSRFVKDLDLTGNENVMDFGSGPGVMSRMVALRLGKGHLTCVDASRNWIEVAKRNLSGLQNVEFRLGRISDIAFPSPFDVIVVHYVLHEVPRGQRESTVKALVSNLKSDGRLVIREPTREPYHGMPSTEFKELMISAGLVETSGHSRRSHTTGVYRFPRANDRG